The nucleotide window GGTCTGGAACGCTACGCACAGCGGAAGTCCGCAAGGCGGGGTTGTTTCACCGATCTTGTCCAACATCTACCTGCACAAGATGGACGAGTACATCGAGAACGTTCTGATCCCGGAATACACCCGAGGCAGGATCAGGAATCCGAACCGCGCCTTCTTCAGGGTGTGGGCGGCCATGCAACGCACCCGCAAGCGTGGCGACCGCATTCAGTTACGGGAGCTGCGCAAGCAACTCCGCAGCATGCCCAGCATGGATACTCAAGATCCTGACTACCGGCGGCTGCGGTATGTGCGCTATTGCGATGACACCCTGCTCGGATTCGCCGGACCAAAGGCAGAAGCCGAGGAAATCAAGGAGCGGCTGGCGCAATTCCTCCGTGACGAACTCAAGTTGGAGCTGTCGCCGGAGAAGACGCTCATCACGCACGCCCGCACCCAGGCGGCGAGGTTCCTCGGCTACGACATCACCGTGCACCACAACGACCGCAAGATCTCCGGCGGACGGCGCTCCGTCAATGGGGTCATCAGATTGCGCGTCCCTCGTTCGGTGGTATCTGCCAAGCAAGCCCAGTACATGAAGCGTGGCAAACCCGCGCGTCGGCCCGAACTGCTGAACCAGGACGATCACGTCATCCTCAGCACCTACGGGTCGGAGTACCGCGGCATCGTCCAGTACTACCTGCTGGCCGGCGACGTTTTCCGACTCGCCCGGCTGCAATGGGTCATGGAGACCTCGATGCTGATGACGCTCGCCAACAAGCACCGCTCGTCGGTGTCGAAGATGGCCCGCAAATACGCGGCCACCATCGAGACACCGGACGGGTCACGTAAGTGCTTCGAGGCACGCGTCGAACGCATCGGCAGGAAGCCGCTGGTCGGACGGTTCGGAGGGATCCCGCTGAGACGGGATAAAAAGACGGTCATCATCGACCGGCTGCTGGCACCGGTCAACACCAAACGGAAGGAGCTGGTCACCCGGCTCCTCGCCGGACGGTGCGAGGCATGCGGGCGGATCGACGAGGTGGAAGTTCACCACGTCGCCAAGCTCGCTGACCTCGGACGACCGGGCGACCGGCCGCCGTGGGCAGATCTCATGGCCGCGCGGCACCGCAAAACCCTCGTGGTCTGCGGAAGTTGCCACGCGACCATCCACGGCAAGAAGCCTGTCCCAGTATTCACGGAGTAGTCACTGGAGAGCGACGTGCGGCGAAAGTCGCATGCGTCGTTCGGGCTGGGGGCCGTGGGAAAAGGACCTGCTCAGCAGGCACCTCGCCGACGGCCCACCAGTACTCTGTGGCAGAGCCTCGGCCGGGCCGTGGAGACCTGCGTCGCCGCCCACCGCGAGTGCCTGCCCACTCCAACACCACTCATATGCAAGGGCGTTGACTCGTCGAGCGACAACTCGGTGCGGGTCGGTCCAGATCCTGATGGCCGACGGGCTCAGCGCGAAAAGGCCACGCACGCCTTGGTCCACGAGCTGCTCGCGCAGGGGCACTCTCGTCGGGCGATCGCCCGCAATCTGGGCTGGGGCCTCAACACTGTGCTGCGATACGCGCGCGCTGCGCACTGGCAGGACACCTTGCGTGAGAACCGGCCCAGGCCCACCAGGCTGGACCCCTACAAGCCCTATCTGGAGCGGCGCTTCGCCGCGGGCTGCACGAGCGTCACCCGCCTGCACCACGAACTGCTCGCCGACAGCGCCCTCGTCACCTACCAGATCCGTGGGGCGGGTGGGACTCGAACCCACGGCCGACGGATTATGAGTCCTTCGAGGATCTTGGCGGGCATTGCCGATCAGCGCCCGTTCGTGAGGTTTTTGCTGGTCAGACGGGGCGCGCCATGTCTCCGCGCCTCCGTCTTTGTCGGTCTGTTCCTATCCTTGCGTCCCGACTGCGTCCCAACCTCGCCTCCGGACGGCCAGGAACACCAGCCTCTCGGACGATTACGCCAGCTCGGAGGCGGATTCCGAACCCGTCCGCAGCGGATTGCCCTTCCCTCGTAGACCACGTCGAGGGCAATGCCCATGCCAGCCGCCCGGGTATCGAGGCCGCGCCGTAAGTGCCTACGACATCGGCGCCGGGCATACGGGCGGGTCGGTACGACGGCTTGGTCCACATCACCGCTGGCGCCGTTGACGAAAAACGTCGGCCGGGCTTGAGTTCGGCGTCCTCGACGAGCCCGTTCCAGGCCATGACGTGCTGGTGGTCGTCGGCCCCTGGCCAGGCGGACTTGGACGTCGCCGAGGTGGCGTGACCCCGGCTGTCGGCTCAACCGCCTGGCACCCTACCCTGACGGCTCATCACCTCCAGATGGACCTCAGCTGCCACGCCCGCAGCTGGTCGAGGGTGGCGGTGCCACCCTCGGCGAAGACCTCGACGCCGGTGCTGGACGGGTCGGGGAAGATCTGGTCGGTGATCACGGCCTCGCCGTTGCCGCCGAAGACCTCGACGGACGACGAGTCGACGAGGACGCGTAGCTTGATCTTGCCGTTCTTGGGCCTCAGGGGGGCGGTCTGGACGCCGGTGGAGAAGGCGTTGTGGAAGTCCACGGCGCCGGAGCGGGAGCGGTCGACGTACAGCTCCTGGGTCGTGGTGTCGTAGCCGATGACGGTCTCCTCGCCGCCCGCACCGGTGGCCACCTTCAGGCCGAAGCGTTCGGCGTCCTTGAGAGAGAAGGTCGCCTCGATGTCGAGTGCCTTGCCCTTGGCCGTACGGCTGCGCAGGGGCTTGGAGGTGTTCTTGACGACGACGCCGGACGCCGTCACAGGGCGCTTGTTCCGAAGGGACTCCAGGCTGCCCACCGGCTTGCTGGTCAGCCGGATCTGGCCGTTGATCGTGCGCAGTGCCATGTCCCGGGGAATGCTCTGCGCGCTGCGCCAGGGGGAGGTGGGGATGGATTGACCGTAGTCCCAGTTGTTCATCCAGCCGATCATGTAGCGCTTGCCGCCCGGGGCGTTCTCCCAGGACACCGCCGCGTAGTAGTCCTTGCCGTAGTCGGTCCAGTCGGCGCGCTGTACGACGGACTTGGCGGGCTTGTCAGCGGTGGTGAACTGGTCGGCCATGACGTGGCCCCAGCCGGCGGAGTTCATGTCGACGACCTGGATCTGCGCCTTCTTACCGGCGTACGGGCGCATGTCGAAGGACGCCCAGTCCAGGGTCTCGCTGTCGGCGCCGGTCGCGCTGCGGACGACCTTGCCGTCAACGAGCAGGTCGACGGACGTCTCCTGGGAGACGCGCGCGGCCTTGGTGTCGGACAACATGATGTGGTCGACGTTGAGGTGGCCCCAGCCGCCGCTGTTGTTGTCGACGATTCTGATCTGCGCCTTCTTGCCGGCGAGTTCGCCGACGTCCCACGAGGCCCAGTTGAGTGCCTCGCCGTCCTTTCCGGTGGAGCTGCGGACGACCTGGCCGTCCACGAGGAGCTCGACGGCGGTGGGGTTGTCGGAGTCGGCCGGGTGGTTGCCGCCGCCGATGAGGAAGTTGATGTACTTCTTGTCGACGGTGAACTCGGGCGATGTGAGTGTGCCGGTGGTGGAGTCGCCGTTCAGGAAGGTGTTGACCAGCCCGTCTCCCAGGAATCCTGAGACCTGCCCCTGGTCGGGGAGGGTGCCGGTGGCCGGCGCGGTGCCGAAGGCGTCTCCGGTCTTCGTCCAGTCGCCGTAGGTGCCGCCTTCGAAGTCGGCGAGGACCGTGCCCTCGGGCGGAGTTCTGTCCATGACGGTTCCGGTCTCGTGCGGATGCCGCCCGCCACCGACCTTGAAGTTCAGGTAAGGGCTGTCCACGGTGAATTCAGGTGAGGTGAGGGTGCCGGTGGCGCCGTCACCGCCGTGGAAGCTGTTGGCGAGGCCCTTGCCGTCGAAGCCGGTGACCGCCCCCTGCCAGTCCACCGCACCGGTTGCCGGTCCCTGACCGAACGCGGTTCCGGTCGTCGTCCACGTACCGAAGTCGGTGCCCTCGAAGTCCTGCACCACCGTGCCGGCGGGCGGGGTGTAGGTGCCCTTGTCATCGGCGGTGAACTTCTTGCCGTCGAAGTCACCGATGAAGTACTGCGAGCCCGAACCGCCCGCGATACCACCGGGATTGATGTTGACGACCAGGACCCACTTGATGTTGTCCTTGTTCCCGTCGACCGCGAGGGGGAACAGGTCGGGGCACTCCCACACGCCGCCCGTCGCCCCGGCCGGCCCGAACTCGCTGAGCGGGTCCCAGTCCTTGAGGTTCTTGGACGAGTAGAAGCGCACCTTGTGTTCGGTGGACAGCGACACCGTCATCAGCCAGCTCTTGGTCGGCGCATACCACTGGACCTTGGGGTCGCGGAACTCCTTGGAGCCGATGTCGAGGACGGGATTGCCCTGGTACTTGGTCCAGGTGCGGCCGCGGTCGGTGCTGTAGGCGAGCGACTGGGCCTGCTTGCCGCCGTTCTTGTAGGCGCTGGTGTAGATCGCCACCATGGGCGGGTTCTTCTTCGTACCGAACCCGGTGGTGTTGTCCCGGTCGACGACCGCACTGCCGGAGAACACCATCTCCTCGTCGTCGTGCGACAGGGCGAGCGGCAACTCCTCCCAGTGCACGAGGTCCTTGCTCACCGCGTGCCCCCAGGACATGTCGCCCCAGGAGTTGCCGTTCGGGTTGTACTGGTAGAAGAGGTGGTACTCGCCCTTGAAGTACACGAGCCCGTTGGGATCGTTCATCCAGTTCTTCTGCGGAGTGAAGTGGAACTGGGGCCGATAGGTCTCGGAGTACGGCGGGGTGTCGGCAGCGACGGCTGAAGGAGCCAGCGGGGCTGCGGACAGGGCGCAGACGGTCGCCACCGCCGCCATCATCCGTATGCGGGCATGCCGGGATACGCGTGCAGAGCTCATGGTGTCTCCTAGTCCCGCGGCTCGTCGGCGCAGCACTGACTGCGGCCCCGGCGCGGACGGACCGAAAAGTGACATCCCAGCGGCGTCGACGTCCACGCAGCCGACTGGGGTGTCAGCGACGACGAATGTCATCGATGACAGCGAGTGCCCGATTATGAAGGGCAATCCGGCCAGTACGTCAACGGTGCGGGCGCGATTGCTCCGGTACGGGCCTGCGTTCGGTCGGGCGTCGTCGGTGGTCGCGTACTGCACCAAAGAGTTCGGCCATGGTGGGTTGGGGCCAGAAACGGCGCAGGTCAGAGCGGCGACTTGGGTGGCTACCGGGCAGGCTTCCGCGGCCTCGTGCGAGACCGAGATCGGCCGCGTTAACGAGTTGTTTCCGGGGTGTTGACCGGTAGGGCCTCGCGGTGCTTCACTTCCGGAACCGGTTCCGAAACCGGTTCCGGGACCGCTTCCGGTACCGGTTTCACGAGGGTCTGTACGATCGCCCTTCGGTGCGGGAGGAAGTCTTCCGCCTCTGCAGGAAGGGAGGGGAGGTGACATGGGAGTCACTATCGCCGACGTGGCCGCGCGGGCCGGGGTCAGCAAGACGACGGTCTCGCGGGTGCTGAACGGCAAAGGCGAGATCAACGAGAACACCGTCGTGAAGGTCCGCAAGGCGATCTCGGAGCTCGGCTATGTGCCGAGCGCCGGTGCAGTGGGGCTGGCACGAGGCACGACCCAGATGATCGGCATGCTGGTCCCTGACCTGGCCTGGGCCTGGGCCGGCATCGTGCAGGCGGTCGTCGAAACGCTGGAGACCGAGGGCTTCGGACTGCGCATGCTGACCTGGAACCACGGTGAGGAGTCACTGCGCAGGCTGGGCCTGCAGGTCGCCGCCAAGTCGTTCGACGGTCTGCTGGTGGTGGAGCCCGAGGGGGCCCTGGGATACATCACGGAGCTGCACGAAGCGGGGCTGCCGGTGGTGCTGATCGACGACCGCTTCCAGCGGCCGGGATTCCCCTATGTGGCCACCACCAACCGGGAGGGCGGTGAGCAGGCGGCGCGCCACCTGCTGGACCTTGGCCGCCGCCGACCTCTGGTGGTGACCGGTCCCGAGGAGTACGGCTGTACTCGGGAACGGCTGGACGGCTTCGTCGGTGTCTATGCGCAGGCCGGGATCGAGCTCGACCCGCGCAGCATCATCGGCGGTGACTTCCTGTTCGAGACCGCCCGGAGCGCGGTCGCGCAAGCTCTCGCGGACGGTGTGGAGTTCGACGCGGTCTTCGGGCACAACGACCCCTCGGCGGCCGGCGTGCTCGCGGCCTTGCATGAGGCCGGCCTTCGGATACCGCAGGATGTCGCCGTGGTGGGCTTCGATGACGTCGAGCTGGCGTCGTACACCTATCCGGCCTTGACCACCATCCGCCAGCCGATGCGGGAAATGGGTGAGGCAGCGGCGCGTCTGCTGCTCGACCACGTGCGCAGATCGCCGGAGGCCGCCCCCTCGCGCACCATTCCCACCAGCCTCGTGATCCGTGGCTCGACGTTACAGCCGAGCCCGAACTGACACGACGGCGTCGCGATGCGCACGTGATGGCGCCTCGCGGTCGGGCGGTGTGTCGCCGGTGAGTGACGCACCGCCCCTGTCTCCCCGAAACCCCGGCGGACCTCTTCGGCCTCGCCTTCCTCGCACCCCGTAGCGGCTGCGTCCGCGTTCACACGGCACCGCCCACCAGCACCTTTTCCGGTCGCGCGTTCCCGATCCGGGACACCGAACGGCGCGCCTGGCCCACCCCGCCCGGCCCCTACCCACTCCGCGTCGGATGCTCCAGCCTCGTCCTGCGGCTGACCGCCGATGCCGCTGTCACCGCAGACGGTCCCCACCCGTGCGCCGGCCCATCCGGGCGTCCGCCCGCTCTCACCCTTAGCCCCCCGCGCCTGTATCGCTCAACGGCAAGGAGCCGCATCATGCGTATCACCACCCGTCACACTGTCAGAACCGTCCAGATCCTGTGCGTCACCGTCACTGCCGCCCTGGTGGCCACCGGCTGCGGCCGGAGCGAGGATTCCGGCCCCGGCAAGGACGCACCCGCCGAGATAGCCGCGGGCAAGGCCAAGGGGACGGTGGTCATGTGGTCCATGGGCGACCCCGACGAGGACCTGAAGGAGCTGGCCAAGAAGTTCGAGCAGGAGAACCCGGACGCGACCGTCAAGATCACAGCGGTCCCGTGGAGCGCCGCCCACGACAAGCTGACCACCGCGGTCGCCGGCGGCAACACCCCGGACATGTCCATGGTCGGGAGCACCTGGATGGCGGAGATGGCCGCCATGAACGCCTTCCAGGCCACCCCGGCGTCGATCAAGTCGTCGGACTTCTACCCCGGCCAGTGGGGCACCACCAAGTACAAGGACACCTCCTACGGCGTCCCGTTCATCGCCGACACCCAAGCCATCTACTACCGGACCGACATCACCACGAAGGCCGGCATCAAGGGCGCCCTGGCCGGCGACCGGGCCGGATACCTGAAGGACCTGGAGGCCATCCAGGCCACCGCCGGCAAGGAGAACCCCAAGCTGCGCCACGCCAGCGGGCTGGTGATGGGCTTCAACTCCTGGATCTTCTGGGTGCCGATGGTGTGGCAGCAGGGCGGTGACATCTACGACGCCAAGACCGGGAAGTTCACCTTCGACTCGCCCGAGGTCGCCAAGGCGCTGGAGTACTACGCGAGCGTCCCGAAGCAGGGCCTGGCGCCGACCGACAGGGCGGACAACGTGCAGGGCTTCAGGGACGGGCTGATCGCCGTTTACCAGGAGGGTGCGTGGGCCGGCGGCAGCTTCCACAAGGACGCCCCGGAACTGGACGGCAAGTGGAAGACCATGCCGGTGCCGTACTCCGAGCAGCCCTCCGGGTTCGCCGGCGGCAGCGACCTGGCGGTGTTCAAGGACGCCAAGAACCCCGACGCGGCATGGAAGTTCGCCCAGTTCCTGACCGAGCCCGCCAATCTCGCGGCCTATTCCAAGGCCACCGGCAGCCTGCCCCCCGCGCCCCAGGCGTGGACGGAGGGCAAGCTGACCGAGGACGAGAACATGAAGGCGTTCGCCGAGCAGCTCGAGGTCAGCAAGGCCCCGCCCGCCATCACGACCTGGCAGCAGATCGCCGACGCCATCGACTCCGAACTGGAGAAGCTGATCCTCGGCAAGGCCAGCGTCGCCGAGGTGCAGAAGACGCTGCAGTCCAAGGCCACCAGCATCGGCACGGGCCGCTGAGCGCCACCGCCATGAGCACCCCTCGTAGGGACGGATGACATCCATGTCCACGAATACGCTCCCCGGGCGGGGCGACACCGGCAAGCAGCACACCGGGGGGCCGGAGCGGACTGCCGATCGCCGACGCCTCACGTTCCGGAGCCCGGCGCGCGGCAGGCAGGCCCGGGCCGCCTGGCTCCTCGCCGGGCCCTTCCTCGCGCTGTTCGCGGCCTTCATGCTGCTGCCGGTGGTGTGGTCGCTGCTGATGAGTTTGACCGACACTCAGAGCGCCGACCTGCGCACCCCTTTGAACGTGTCGTTCGTCGGCTTCGACAACTACGTGCGGCTCTTCCAGGACGATCAGTTCTTCACGGCCCTGCGCAACACCGCCGTGTTCGTCCTGGTGGCCCTGCCCCTCACCCTGGCCGCCGGGCTCGCCGCGGCGGTCGCCCTCGACCGGGGCATCCGCCGCTTCCGGGCCGTCTTCCGGGTCGGCTTCTACCTCCCGGTGATCACCAGCATCGTGGCCGTCGCCGTGGTGTGGAAGACGCTCCTCGAACCCCGCGCGGGACTGGTGAACCTCGTCCTGGGCTGGTTCGGGATCGACGGCCCGGCCTGGCTGGCGGACACCCGCTTCGCACTGCCCGTCATGATCCTGATGGCCGTATGGCGCAACCTGGGCACCGTCATGATCATCATGCTGGCCGGGCTGCAGTCCGTGCCCCAGTCCCTGATGGAGGCGGCAGAACTCGATGGCGCCGGGCCCTGGCAGCGGTTCTGGCGCGTCACCTTCCCGCTCCTGCGTCCCGCCCTGCTGCTCACCGCCGTCACGACCGGCATCGGCTACCTGCAGTTCTTCGACGAACCGTTCGTGATGACCGACGGCGGGCCGCTGGACTCCACCCTGTCGGCCACGTTGTACGCCTACAAACAGTTCGGCAACGGCAATTACGAGATGGCGTCGGCCGCCAGCTACGTCATCTTCGTCCTCATCGTGGCGCTGACCGTGCTGCAGTTCCGCGTGCTGCGAGACAAGGACTGACGACCCATGAGCACCCTCACCACCCTCCCCACGGCACAACCGGGCACGGACCGCGTCCTCAAGCGTCGCCGCATCCGCCAGACCTGGGGCCGGCCCTGGCTGTATCTGCCGCTCGCGGGCGCCCTGCTGCTGATGATCGCGCCGTTCCTGTGGATGCTGTCCGGCTCCTTCAAACCCGAGGCCGACATCCGCAGCGTCCCGCCCGTCCTGCTCCCCACGGCGCCCACGACCGCCAACTACGGTGAGCTGTTCAGCACGCTCGACTTCACGAGCATGTTCGCCAACTCCGTGATCGTGGCCCTCGCCGTCACCGCCGGGAACCTCATCTTCTGCTCGATGCTCGGATACGCCCTGGCCAAGCTGGAGTTCCGCGGACAGCGCGCCGTTTTCCTGCTGGTCATGGGGACCCTCATGATCCCCGGCCTGGTCACCTTCGTTCCCCTGTACGTGCTGGTGTCCAACATGCAGCTGACCGGGTCCATGCTCGGGCTGATCCTGCCGTTCCTGGCCGGCCCGTTCG belongs to Streptomyces graminofaciens and includes:
- a CDS encoding reverse transcriptase/maturase family protein; the encoded protein is MQSAETVLGVLRERGRRGLPCNELYRQLFNPQLYLTAYGRLYSNKGAMTPGVTGETVDGMSLGKIEHVIDALRRERYRWSPARRVYIPKGRGSTKLRPLGLPPWSDKLVGEVIRLLLEAYYEPTFSNSSHGFRPRRGCHTALRDVANTWTGTVWLVEGDIAQCFDRLDHSVMLRILGEKIHDNRFLRLVHNMLKAGYLEDWVWNATHSGSPQGGVVSPILSNIYLHKMDEYIENVLIPEYTRGRIRNPNRAFFRVWAAMQRTRKRGDRIQLRELRKQLRSMPSMDTQDPDYRRLRYVRYCDDTLLGFAGPKAEAEEIKERLAQFLRDELKLELSPEKTLITHARTQAARFLGYDITVHHNDRKISGGRRSVNGVIRLRVPRSVVSAKQAQYMKRGKPARRPELLNQDDHVILSTYGSEYRGIVQYYLLAGDVFRLARLQWVMETSMLMTLANKHRSSVSKMARKYAATIETPDGSRKCFEARVERIGRKPLVGRFGGIPLRRDKKTVIIDRLLAPVNTKRKELVTRLLAGRCEACGRIDEVEVHHVAKLADLGRPGDRPPWADLMAARHRKTLVVCGSCHATIHGKKPVPVFTE
- a CDS encoding GH32 C-terminal domain-containing protein — its product is MSSARVSRHARIRMMAAVATVCALSAAPLAPSAVAADTPPYSETYRPQFHFTPQKNWMNDPNGLVYFKGEYHLFYQYNPNGNSWGDMSWGHAVSKDLVHWEELPLALSHDDEEMVFSGSAVVDRDNTTGFGTKKNPPMVAIYTSAYKNGGKQAQSLAYSTDRGRTWTKYQGNPVLDIGSKEFRDPKVQWYAPTKSWLMTVSLSTEHKVRFYSSKNLKDWDPLSEFGPAGATGGVWECPDLFPLAVDGNKDNIKWVLVVNINPGGIAGGSGSQYFIGDFDGKKFTADDKGTYTPPAGTVVQDFEGTDFGTWTTTGTAFGQGPATGAVDWQGAVTGFDGKGLANSFHGGDGATGTLTSPEFTVDSPYLNFKVGGGRHPHETGTVMDRTPPEGTVLADFEGGTYGDWTKTGDAFGTAPATGTLPDQGQVSGFLGDGLVNTFLNGDSTTGTLTSPEFTVDKKYINFLIGGGNHPADSDNPTAVELLVDGQVVRSSTGKDGEALNWASWDVGELAGKKAQIRIVDNNSGGWGHLNVDHIMLSDTKAARVSQETSVDLLVDGKVVRSATGADSETLDWASFDMRPYAGKKAQIQVVDMNSAGWGHVMADQFTTADKPAKSVVQRADWTDYGKDYYAAVSWENAPGGKRYMIGWMNNWDYGQSIPTSPWRSAQSIPRDMALRTINGQIRLTSKPVGSLESLRNKRPVTASGVVVKNTSKPLRSRTAKGKALDIEATFSLKDAERFGLKVATGAGGEETVIGYDTTTQELYVDRSRSGAVDFHNAFSTGVQTAPLRPKNGKIKLRVLVDSSSVEVFGGNGEAVITDQIFPDPSSTGVEVFAEGGTATLDQLRAWQLRSIWR
- a CDS encoding carbohydrate ABC transporter permease; its protein translation is MTSMSTNTLPGRGDTGKQHTGGPERTADRRRLTFRSPARGRQARAAWLLAGPFLALFAAFMLLPVVWSLLMSLTDTQSADLRTPLNVSFVGFDNYVRLFQDDQFFTALRNTAVFVLVALPLTLAAGLAAAVALDRGIRRFRAVFRVGFYLPVITSIVAVAVVWKTLLEPRAGLVNLVLGWFGIDGPAWLADTRFALPVMILMAVWRNLGTVMIIMLAGLQSVPQSLMEAAELDGAGPWQRFWRVTFPLLRPALLLTAVTTGIGYLQFFDEPFVMTDGGPLDSTLSATLYAYKQFGNGNYEMASAASYVIFVLIVALTVLQFRVLRDKD
- a CDS encoding carbohydrate ABC transporter permease, which codes for MSTLTTLPTAQPGTDRVLKRRRIRQTWGRPWLYLPLAGALLLMIAPFLWMLSGSFKPEADIRSVPPVLLPTAPTTANYGELFSTLDFTSMFANSVIVALAVTAGNLIFCSMLGYALAKLEFRGQRAVFLLVMGTLMIPGLVTFVPLYVLVSNMQLTGSMLGLILPFLAGPFGVFLMRQFISTLPDELIDAARVDGCRELVIFAKIILPLTKPALATLGIITFLGSWNNFLWPLVVAQNESQYTLPVGLALASSGQSFTRFGILLAGAVVVLLPVMIVFLLFQRQFIAGIATTGLK
- a CDS encoding LacI family DNA-binding transcriptional regulator, which translates into the protein MGVTIADVAARAGVSKTTVSRVLNGKGEINENTVVKVRKAISELGYVPSAGAVGLARGTTQMIGMLVPDLAWAWAGIVQAVVETLETEGFGLRMLTWNHGEESLRRLGLQVAAKSFDGLLVVEPEGALGYITELHEAGLPVVLIDDRFQRPGFPYVATTNREGGEQAARHLLDLGRRRPLVVTGPEEYGCTRERLDGFVGVYAQAGIELDPRSIIGGDFLFETARSAVAQALADGVEFDAVFGHNDPSAAGVLAALHEAGLRIPQDVAVVGFDDVELASYTYPALTTIRQPMREMGEAAARLLLDHVRRSPEAAPSRTIPTSLVIRGSTLQPSPN
- a CDS encoding extracellular solute-binding protein; translated protein: MRITTRHTVRTVQILCVTVTAALVATGCGRSEDSGPGKDAPAEIAAGKAKGTVVMWSMGDPDEDLKELAKKFEQENPDATVKITAVPWSAAHDKLTTAVAGGNTPDMSMVGSTWMAEMAAMNAFQATPASIKSSDFYPGQWGTTKYKDTSYGVPFIADTQAIYYRTDITTKAGIKGALAGDRAGYLKDLEAIQATAGKENPKLRHASGLVMGFNSWIFWVPMVWQQGGDIYDAKTGKFTFDSPEVAKALEYYASVPKQGLAPTDRADNVQGFRDGLIAVYQEGAWAGGSFHKDAPELDGKWKTMPVPYSEQPSGFAGGSDLAVFKDAKNPDAAWKFAQFLTEPANLAAYSKATGSLPPAPQAWTEGKLTEDENMKAFAEQLEVSKAPPAITTWQQIADAIDSELEKLILGKASVAEVQKTLQSKATSIGTGR